A window of Thiocapsa bogorovii genomic DNA:
GAAGACCGCCCAGACCCTGATGGAGTGGTCCTCCGGAGTCACGACTAGTACAGCCGAGACCTGGCGAGCGCGCGACGCGCGGACCCGCACGCCGTGGTGGCCGGAACGCGCAAGAACACCCCCGGCACGCGCCGTCTGACGACCAAGGCGTTCCGCGCCGGCGGGGCGGTGATGCATCGTCTCGGCCTGTCGGAGACGCTTCTGGTGTTTGCCGAGCATCGGTTGTTTCTCGATCGGGAAGGCCCGACGGAAACGATTGCACGGCTGCGTCGAGCGTGTCCGGAGAAGCGCGTCGTGGTCGAGGTGAGCACGCACGCGGAGGCCCTCGCCTGGGCCGATTGCGATGTCCTGCAACTGGAGAAGTTCACGCCCGACGGCGTTGCCGCGGTCGTCGCTGCACTGGCCGCCGCGGGCTCGACGGCCTTGGTCGCCGCTGCCGGCGGCGTTCATGCCGGCAGCGCCGAGGACTATGTCCGCGCCGGGGCGAGACTGCTGGTCACCTCTGCTCCCCACTTCGCAAAGCCTCGTGATGTCCAGGTGCGCTTCGCCAGCGACGGTGCCGACGCGGTCCGAGTGTCGCCTTGACAGGGACTGAGTAGCTGTCTAGCCTGCCCTGAGGTTGCCTTGGGCCGCCGTAAGGCGCCGCAAAGGCCCGTTAAATCTCCTGATTCATCACGCGCCCATGCACCGGGCCTCGGCCGGTCTGCTCCAGCGGGCCGGCGCACCGTCGAGGCTAGTCCGACGCATGACCGGCGCGAGTACGTCAGGTGATCCAGTCGCCCGGGAATAGACTGCGGGAATGTCGGCTTTTTCATCAGGGTCGAGGAAGCAGGGACCATGCCCAACGGCGTCGAGAAGGCGTTGACCGCGCAGACGCGGCCGTCGCAGGAACAACGCTCGCAAGACGCGGGGGACCCGAGCACGCGCGAAGCCAAGATCCAAGCACCCGACGAGCCCTCCTCGATCCCCGCGGACTTCATTCCCCGGGAAGCAGGGCCTGCACTCGAGACATCTCCCACCGCCTCGTCACGATCGGTCGCGGACTCGGGGGCGAATCATCAGGCCGGCTCGAACCTCGATGGCGTTCCCCCGGCCTGCCCTCCACCCAACCTCCCCGAGACCTGGTACCGGCGCTTGGTGGAGAATCAGCCGGACCTGATCTGCGGGTTCCTGCCCGATACGACCCTCACCTACGTGAACCTGGCCTACGCCCGATTTTTCGGGGCCCGCCCCGAAGAGCTGATCGGCCGGCGCTTCATCGATTTCCTCGCCGTCGAGGATCGCGCCGGGGTGCTGAAGCAGCTGGCGAACATGGTCCCGGAAAGCCCCGAGTACCAGTACGAGCATGAGACCCGCGGCGTCGACGGCGAGCCGCGCTGGCATCTGTGGCACGACTTCGCCCTGTTCGATGACGCGGGTCGCCCGTGCGAGTTCCAGTCCATCGGCGTCGACGTGACCGAACGCCGGCGCATCGAGCAGGCCCTGCGCGAGAGCGAGTATTTTCTGCGCAAATCCCAAGAGATGGCGGGCCTGGGATCCTACCGCTTCGATCCCCGTGCCGATCGTTGGGTGAGCTCCTCGCAGCTCGATCGGATCTTCGGGATCGGTGATGACTACCCGAGAGACGTGGCGGGTTGGCTCGCGCTCATCCACCCCGAGCAGCGCGGGGAGATGGCGTGCTATTTGCGCGAGACCGTCCTGACGGCGCACGAGCCCTTCTCCCGCGAGTACCGCATTCTGCGAGCCATCGACGGGGCAGAACGCTGGGTTCTCGGGCGCGGGGAGCTCGAGCTGGACGGCGACGGGGCACCGGTCGGCCTGATCGGGACCATCCAAGACATCACCGAGCGGCGGCACCTTACCGACCGGCTGGCTCACGATGCCAGTCACGATCCCCTGACCGGCCTGCTCAACCGGGCGGAGCTGGAGCGCCGCCTGCAGGCGGCGTTGGCCGAGTCAAGGGCCGGCAGCCTGCATCACTCCTTCTGCTACATGGACCTGGATCAGTTCAAGGTGATCAACGACACCGCCGGGCACGCGGCCGGGGACGAGCTGCTCAAGGAGATCGCCCGGTTGCTCTCGAGCATGATTCGCGAGCGCGACAGCTTGGCCCGAATCGGCGGGGACGAGCTTGGGCTCCTGCTCTTCGACTGCCCCCTGACACTCGCCGAGCCGATCGCCCGACGGATCGTCGAGCGCGTGCGGGGGCTTCACTTCAACTGGGGCGGGCGCAGCTACCGAACGGGCCTGAGTATGGGCGTCGCCGAGATCCGACCGAAGACCGCCGACACCGCCACCATCCTCTCGGAGGCCGACATCGCCTGCTACATCGCCAAGCAGACGGGTCGCAATCGCTACCACCTGTATTGCAGCGAGAACGGTCAGACCGCCTCCCACCACAACGACATGCTGAACGCCGCCGGGGTGCGCGATGCCCTCGAGCAGGACCGCTTAAGGCTCTACTACCAGCCTATTGTAAGCCTCGGTTCGCCCGACACGCCGCCGGTGCGCTACGAGGCGCTGTTGCGCGTCGTGCCCGAGAACGGAGAGGGCGAGCCCGCACTCCCACCCGGGTTCATCGGCGCCGCGGAGCGCTTCGGGCTGATGGACGAGATCGACCGCTGGGTCATTGCCCGCGCCCTGCACGACCATGGGTCGGGATCGGAGTCCCCGGGGGCGCGCATCGCGATCAATCTCTCCGGTAGCTCCCTGAGTGACGAAACCCTGCTGGCCTACATCGAGGGGCAAATCGATGCATCCGGCATGGCCCCCGAGCGCATCTGCTTCGAGATCACCGAGACCGCCGGCATCCAGAATTTGGACCACGCGCTCGATCTGATGACCGCGCTGAAAGCACGCGGCTGTCACCTGGCACTGGACGATTTCGGCAGTGGACTGTCGTCCTTTCACTATCTGCGGCTGCTGCCGGTGGACTACCTGAAGATCGACGGCGGCTTCGTCCGCAACATCGCGGAGAACGCCAGCGACCGGACCCTGGTGGAGGCCATCAACCGCATGGGCCACACCCTGGGCATCTCCACCGTCGCGGAATACGCCCATAGCGAGGCGGTCGTCACGCGCCTGCGCATGCTCGGCGTGGACTACGCCCAGGGTTATCACTTTGGCCGGCCCGCCCCCTGGGTTACCCCTGAGCCGCGGTCGGGTGGGGAAACTCCACTCTGACGACCCAC
This region includes:
- a CDS encoding beta/alpha barrel domain-containing protein, whose protein sequence is MVAGTRKNTPGTRRLTTKAFRAGGAVMHRLGLSETLLVFAEHRLFLDREGPTETIARLRRACPEKRVVVEVSTHAEALAWADCDVLQLEKFTPDGVAAVVAALAAAGSTALVAAAGGVHAGSAEDYVRAGARLLVTSAPHFAKPRDVQVRFASDGADAVRVSP
- a CDS encoding EAL domain-containing protein, producing the protein MPNGVEKALTAQTRPSQEQRSQDAGDPSTREAKIQAPDEPSSIPADFIPREAGPALETSPTASSRSVADSGANHQAGSNLDGVPPACPPPNLPETWYRRLVENQPDLICGFLPDTTLTYVNLAYARFFGARPEELIGRRFIDFLAVEDRAGVLKQLANMVPESPEYQYEHETRGVDGEPRWHLWHDFALFDDAGRPCEFQSIGVDVTERRRIEQALRESEYFLRKSQEMAGLGSYRFDPRADRWVSSSQLDRIFGIGDDYPRDVAGWLALIHPEQRGEMACYLRETVLTAHEPFSREYRILRAIDGAERWVLGRGELELDGDGAPVGLIGTIQDITERRHLTDRLAHDASHDPLTGLLNRAELERRLQAALAESRAGSLHHSFCYMDLDQFKVINDTAGHAAGDELLKEIARLLSSMIRERDSLARIGGDELGLLLFDCPLTLAEPIARRIVERVRGLHFNWGGRSYRTGLSMGVAEIRPKTADTATILSEADIACYIAKQTGRNRYHLYCSENGQTASHHNDMLNAAGVRDALEQDRLRLYYQPIVSLGSPDTPPVRYEALLRVVPENGEGEPALPPGFIGAAERFGLMDEIDRWVIARALHDHGSGSESPGARIAINLSGSSLSDETLLAYIEGQIDASGMAPERICFEITETAGIQNLDHALDLMTALKARGCHLALDDFGSGLSSFHYLRLLPVDYLKIDGGFVRNIAENASDRTLVEAINRMGHTLGISTVAEYAHSEAVVTRLRMLGVDYAQGYHFGRPAPWVTPEPRSGGETPL